Proteins encoded within one genomic window of Candidatus Deferrimicrobium sp.:
- a CDS encoding dTDP-4-dehydrorhamnose 3,5-epimerase family protein: protein MIDGVMVKQLKVLPDERGRLMEILREDDDIYMRFGQVYLTTGYPGVVKAWHYHKVQFDHFCVVKGMMKVVLYDARDGSPTKGEVNEFFLGEHRPIVLR, encoded by the coding sequence ATGATCGACGGCGTGATGGTGAAGCAGCTGAAAGTGCTCCCGGACGAGCGCGGGCGGCTGATGGAGATCCTGCGCGAGGACGACGACATCTACATGCGGTTCGGACAGGTGTACCTGACCACCGGGTACCCGGGCGTCGTCAAGGCGTGGCACTACCACAAGGTCCAGTTCGACCACTTCTGCGTGGTCAAGGGGATGATGAAGGTGGTGCTCTACGATGCGCGGGACGGATCCCCCACGAAGGGGGAGGTGAACGAATTCTTCCTCGGCGAGCATCGGCCGATCGTCCTGCGG